In the Oncorhynchus nerka isolate Pitt River linkage group LG6, Oner_Uvic_2.0, whole genome shotgun sequence genome, TAGTCGTAGCCACCCCCATAGCCATAGTATCCAGCGGAGTAGTCGTAGTTGCCATAGCCTCCATATCCGCCGTAGCCTTGCTGTCCACCGTAGCCGTAGCCCTGGTTCCCATAGCCCTGGTTCCAGTAGTTGTTGTATCCGCCACCTTGGTTCCAATTCTGGCCCTGACCTGAGAAGATTACGTTACAGTGATTAGAAGCACATAGAGCAGAGTTATATAAGCAACCACTTTGATCTTGGGACTGGGGTGAGAGGAGCCTATTTTAGAACCTGTTTCGTCAGGTTAAATCCACACAAGGTGTTTTGTGTAGATACTCACCTCCACGGCCCCTGCCtcttccaccacctccacctccaccgcCACGGCCGCCATATTGCTGCTGCTGGTACACCTCTTTGGGCTGTGCTATTTTAATCTCACACTGGAACAGATCAGTAACACGAAGACTTAAGTTTGACATGGGAAAAACCTTTGCCACACCCACTGCATGGATCTTCAATGTGAGGGTTAGATGTTACCTGAAGAAACCGCAGAATTTGTTATATACAGAAATCTAAAGCTTAATTTGAAAGGAGGAAATCACAACTCTGCAATCATACGTACAAAAAGagactgtgcacacacacacacacacaaccctgcaATGCATTGACCGCATTACAATTGTTACCTTGCTTCCACTGACGTTATGGAATTTCTTTTCTAGCACTTTTTTGACAGGAGTTTCATCCTTATACGTGATGAACACGAACCCCCTTCTCTTTTCCGTCTTTGGGTCCTGTGGAAGCTCGATTGTCTCGATCTGCAGGTCAAAGGAAAATAAAATAATTACTGTTAAAACACCACCTTACCACTAAGTCAGTGTTACCCCCAGAGATAGATGTTGATACTGTACCTCGCCAAAGGTTCCAAAGTACTCCTGGATAACTTCCTTGTCTGTGTCTGGGTTGAGGCCACCAACAAAGATTTTCTTTACGGGCTCCTTCTTCATAGCCATGGCCTTCTTGGGGTCGATCTGTCGTCCGTCAAGTCGGTGTTCCTTCTGTTCCAAAACCTAGACAAAAAGGAAGAAAAAGCAGCCAGAGAATGAAGAATAGAAAATAGTTGTAGTACTGCAGGGATGTTGCCAAGTTGTAATATTCCACATGGGAACACTGACATTCAATATGCATTACAGTTCTTAGATAAAAGTAACAAACCCCAAAAACATGTTCTCTTACCTTGTCTACACTGACTGCTTCTTTGAATAGAATAAAGCCAAAGCCTCTTGACCGGCCTGTCTGCTGGTCCATCTTTATGGTGCAGTCCGTCACTTCACCGAATTTAGAGAAATAATCTTTAAGATCTTTCTTACTTGTGTCCCAGCTAAGTCCTCCAACAAACATTTTCCTAGCAAAGAAAAAAGGATAACTGACTAAATATGATGGTTGGGTAACAACCGCTCTAAAAGTGTTGGGGAACAGTGGGACGAATCTGGCCTGTGGTTAGTTTTATTTGTCCCCCCAAATTCTGAGAGAAACTGTTCATATCTTTTTTTGTTGGGTGGGTGAATTTTCCATTGTTAGACATAAGACTAAAACAAGGAGACCAGCTTCAAGTGATTGATGTAAGACATCTGTTCCCAAATATAAATCGTATAGAAATAtaatcaaggtttgaaatgatgttTTAGTCAACAACACatatattgtaatgaaacagcagcccgaggtccggcgcgccatcgactgtgccgcaaaagcatgctcgtgcggcagtcgatttccgcgcttaaaaacccagggtcgttacaatatatttatttgttttgacctttttgcagTCCATACATTTGTAATTACGTTCTGGCCCACTTGCCAACCGCTCCGAAAAACAAAAATGGtccccgcggctgaatctagtacTGCACAAATCAGTGGCCATTATTGTTGAAGATCGGCTGGGCCTACTACTGTATGGCCAAAACGACATCAAACCCCAAATATCTGACCAGAAACTCTGGTGTGTGCCCTAAACAGAATAAACAACCTAGCCCTGCAAAAAGATACTCCCTCTCCGGCGATTGTGTTACATTTAATCGCTGCTGGAAGTGGCGCCCCCCCCTCGCTCCCCACATGGCGCCAACAAAGCCAGACCGAACAAAGGAGCGATTACAACCCATTAACACTCTGCCGAGATCGAAAACATTTCTGTACTCACCCTGCATCCTCCTCGCCTTTGCTGGCGTTGATCTGTCCGCCTTCGCCTTCAGTGGCACCATTTTGCGAATCTTCTCCCTCTACTGCCGCCTCGCCTTCTATGCAGGCTTCGGTCTCTTCCTCGCCTTTATTCAGGGTTTCGGTCTCTTCCGTTTCATCGGCTGTTTTTGCGCCGTTAAAATCATCCTCGCCTTCGTGGCCGTTTTCTGATGTTTCCATAAACTGTTGCTCGGTGTCAGACATTCTGTAATTGTTAGGTTCCCCTTTTCCTGCACAAAATGAAACATTGTTACCAAAGGACCTGTACAGTTATGTAACCCACACGCCGTACATGCTTCGCCATTTATGCTATGCCAGTGAATTACACTCCCCCACCATTTTGGCTGGCAACATTGTTTTTTGTAAATGTATGGGAGACAATGTTCCCGGAATGACAGCGAGACATGACAATAGACTCATCGAATGAGGGTataacaaacatttttttttgcacGGACTGAATGTAACAACCAAATATCGTCAATGTAACTGTATCGCGCGGATAAACCGTTAGCATGAACCACACCACTCAGTTACGTAATGCGAAGGCCATGCGAGCTGTTTTACTACTCAAATATTACAGCCACATTTATACCTAACACCGAAATAACGAAAATAGTTATTCTTATGGTACttacacaaatacaaaataagaTGAATAGATGGAAAATAATCCCCTAAAGCCTCTTAGTGATCACACAATCAGAAAATACTCTCCAAGATGGATTCTCCCATACAACGCCAACTCGTGGTTGGTTTTATAGTACCCGTTAAACAAAAAACGACCTTTCATTTAGGGGCCTCTGATTTGATTCCCAAAGCTGTCTATCATGGCTATGGCCAATTATGTACCCCGATTCAGTGTACACGCCCACTACACGTAAGAACTTGCAGTACATTTGATTATTTTAGGTACATTCTTGAAGAAACCAGTCTGCAAACTACAAAACAATCAAAAAAAATGAGGGGAGGGGGAGCTgtggccaagagaccagaggtggcagaacggagtgctcgggttggggtgttgggtttgagcatagcctgaaagtagggaggggcagtttcTCTCGCTGCTCCataggcaagtaccatggtcttgtagtggatgcaagcttggactggaagccagtggagtcaGGGCCAGAATAATGCAGGGGCTTACTGGGGCTGAAGCCCCTTGGCCCATGCCGTGGGGGGCCTAAAAGCCAGGAAAAACAAataagtatatatatacagtatatcaaatcgtatttgtcacatgtgccgaatacaacaggtgtagaccttacagtgaaatgcttacttacaagcccataaccaacaatgcagctaAGAAAAATAAGTAAGTAAAAAATTATTAAAGAGCAGgtgtaaaataacagtagtgaggctatatactgtacagggggtaccggcacagagtcaatgtcgaGGTGGGGTGGACggcaatacaaatagtctgggtagccatttgattagcttttcaggagtcttatggcttgggggtagaagctgttaagccttttggatctagacttgaagctccggtaccacttgccgtgcggtagcagagagaacattctatgactagggtggctggagtctgaccatttttagggccttgtcgggtgtctgaagtaaatcctttgtgtccaactcgttaaagaaaaaatcttcatCCAGTACGAGGTGAGTATAAGCTCTTTTCGGTTATAAGAGACGGGTGCCAAAAACATTAtgcacaaaataagttacaaataaagcaacaaaaaaaacacaattacacaattggttaggagaccaTAAAACGGCaaccatctcctccggcgccattctGAATATATTATACACTGTTTAATGTAGTGTATATTTGATATATTTTCACTGCAACTGCCAACCACAGGAAGGCTCAGGAGTCTGCTCTCGATGAGTATAGACAGTCTGCTGCCGCTCTGCCAATCATCAGATGGGGGGAGAAAAGGTGGTAGGGGGACCACACGGTTCATTGGGGGCCCCTGCCTTGATTGGGTAACTGATTAATAAAAACAAAAACTGCATGATAGATAAATGTGACTGGTCAATTGTGTGAGTCAGGGGCTGGGCCCACACCTGTAGTGTGCCCAAGAGGCAAAAAATACTAATCTAAATGACTTTTTATCCAACCACAGGAGCCCGCCCTCAATGTTCAAAATACGCCAGAGAGCATAATTTTGCCATAGAGGATCAATAGTTCATTAAAAATAACTGTGGATTAAGTTTTATCACAAGCACATACAGGCATCTGCCAAAAttaaggaaacaccaacataaagtgtctttaAAAGGGTGTTGTGCCacgagctgccagaacagcttcaatgcaatTTGACATAGATTCACCAAACCATGACAGGAAAATACATATATGGTATATATATACCATCtatggattatatttctatggttgttTGTGCCTCTAGGTTTGCCTTTTGCAGATTTTAAAATACAATTGCGGGAAAAACTTACAGTTTGGAAAGTCAATGCctactgctgaaaagagaagagtAATCTGTCTGTAGAACCATTACAAACACTTTTTATTAACAACTCCCCATTTGTAGCTAACAGCAGCACTCTTTTTCAACGTACCTCATCTTGAGATAGGCTCATGACAAGCGCATCGGCCATCACCGTGAGTAGCCTATGGCTTCATCATTAGGTGAGTCAGTTGGCACTGGAAATTTTAGTTAATCGCCTACGATATATATGCATTTATAAACTGGGTgtgtcgagccctgaatgctgattggctgacagctgtggtatatcagaccgtataccacaggtatgaccaaaatgtatttttactgctctaattacgttggtaaccagtttataatagcaataaggtttgtggtatatggccaatatagcacggctaagggctgtatccagacaCTCCTCGTTTCatcatgcataagaacagcccttagccgtggtattttggtcatataccacaccaccctgtgccttattgcttaaatattgCCTCCTAATATAGTACATTCTGTGTGTCATTTCATTGGCCTGGGCTATTGTTTGTTTGAATTCAAGACCAGATTGATCGCCGTTTATCAGAGTAGCCACTCATTTTGTTAATTTGTGCGGTATTAAAAATATTCAGCTAATGTCTTCTATCATGTAAATGACGTAGAATTGCATGTGTTTTTAAAAAAGCTGTTTTTTTTCGGACcgtgggagaaaaaaaaaatcccatgTGTGGAACCACAAAAAACACCTCTACTTAACTGTAATCTATGCCGCATAGCAAACGTTATGGCTTTATTCAAAATTGAAATTAAATGTATCATGCCTCAAATTGCATCTTGGTGCATGGATTTGTTTACAGAAAATGATGGTGTGACAGGAAGGGGGAAATAGCCTCAGGGTCTATGATTTCTTAATCCGTCCCTGAGTGGAGTGTGCAGAGAAACTGgatgacatgggagaacttggggAAAGTTGAACACCATGCGGGCTGCAGCATTCTGGAGTTGCAAGGGTTTTATGGAACAAGccgggagcccagccaacagcgagttgcagtagtccaaatgggagatgacaagtgcatggattaggacctgcgctgcttcctgtgtgaggtagggtcgtacacTACAGATGTTGAGCATGAACCTGCAGATGCAAGTCACTGCTATAATAGTTTCAGAAGaggacagggtgttgtccagggtcacgccaaggttctttacTGTTGGAGGGGGACAACTTGCAGTGTCAAccatgatggagaggtcttggaaCGGGCAGTAGGGCTGGGCGATTTGGCCTAAAAACCATATCtaatttttaaaaaatctatGGGCAATTCATGATACATATATAAACAAAACATTGTTGCACAATTAGGTcaatacactgcatttcaaacagttatgaataatctaatgaattcagggcttgtaaaattatacctaggctaaatataagccttccacaaccataacatgctgaccacaccgcccgTGTTGCGAGCATGAGCAttgaaaaataaatgtacacatacatgttattcaatcattgcacccacactgcctGCGCATgtctgcgtagccaggcgctaaaatagaacttggttttATTTGTGACACTTTAcgcgctgaaagtcctgcctctcccacctcattggtttttaggagcataaaCCCACGTGGGTgtttgaaagatgaactgaggacTTTAGTCAAGTTGGTTGCcgaccgccatataaagtccaaagaagaagaagcctgaaggaaaGATTAATAGAAACTAACTCAGTtgacccttttatctgtggattaattgtcggagtagaggaccttgtgcatttcaggtcaaataacaacccaatgattatatcccaggacaaattagctagcaacagcaagctagttaAATTGTCATAAATGTTTCATGCTTTTCagcctgtccccaaattaatatagtttgttcagagtttgtttgatatttcaacctgcgtgtcctgatctcGTCTGGTgcgggtggacaaaatcaacatgcgcccTATTGCGCACGCTCACGAGTGGTCTGATCAGCATGTAAGACCCACTAATCATTTAATTATTTTATCAAAATAGATTAACCTTTTTTTGCGCTAATCATTGATCTGACTTTCAAGTGTCTGAAAACACAATTTTTATTACAAATTTAACCAGAACATCCACTAATAATGACCAACTTCTTGTAGCAGGCATCATAGAAAATGAACACAGGTCTCAAACAATCTCTCAAGCACAAGCCCACGTGGTAGTGAGTAGCCAGCTGATCTTTACATTAAAAGTCTAGCCAACTTGGATCCATTTCTTTGCTAACAAGGTAGAACAGTTATGAATAGACCCTCGTGTCCCGTCTCCAACTGtttaaaaatcacattttattggtaaGATACacatagcagatgttaatgtgagtgtagcaaaatgcttgtgcttctagttccgactgtgcagtaatatctaacaagtaatataacaattccacaaccactacctaatacacacaaatctaaagggatggaataagaatatgtacatataaatatatggatgaccgagcagcataggcaaaatgcaagatggtataaaatacagtatatacatatgagatgagaaatgcaagatatgtaaacattattaaagtgactagtgatccatttattaaagtggccaatgatttcgagTCTGTATGTAGGCTGCTGCCTCTCTGTCAGTGATGGTTGTTTAACAGTGTTTGAACAACTGCCTGTTCAATTTGTTTAGATATTGAaaccaactggcctacctggacaagaaaatgcttatttctcagaatgagaatgagttgccaattccttacataaataaatatttttataCTCACTGCACATTTATCACACAGACTAGACAACTAGCACATACTGTTGGTCTGtggctaaaatgctgctagcCGTTCGGGTTACCACAATGCCGCGCGCGACAGAAACTGAGCATTCATTTTAAACATGTTCATTGATACTCTCGCTTCAGTAGGGTCTGCTCTGTTCTACCTTTAGGGAGTTGAGACATAATAAGGGTAGCGTTAGAAAGGTTAAattctattacagtaaaataatgtctctaAGCGTTTCGGTGTGCAAATGAACGATTTTGTTGGACCGAAGTTCTCTTTTGTCATTGTTGTGAGTGGCAGGGGGAGGTTATTGGTTTCTGTGTGCAAGTGGGAAGGTGCACATtgcacacagcacagaaggagccGAGACCAAAATGGGCTAAAACATAAATTCAAATTATTTTGATATATCACCCAACCCTAGCGGGCAGGCCTTGCCGGGAGGAAGAGCGGCTCCCTCTTGTCAAGGTTGAGCTTGAGATGCGTgttgccacctgggtgtcagaagtgGGTAAGAAGAAAAGTagttgtgtcatctgcatagcaatgataggagagacaatgtgaggatatgatggagccgagtgacttggtatatagagagaagaggagagggctagaGACGCCCAGCCCCCAGAGGgcggagaggaggatctgatggttcacggtgtCGAAGGCAGCGGATAGATCAAGGAGTATAAGAACATAAGAGTCAGCTTTGGAAGTGCGGAGAGCCTCTGTGACAGAGAACAGCAGTCTTGGTTGAATTATACATCTTGAAACCTGACAGGTTAGTGTCAAGATCGTTCTGTGAGAGATAGCGAGAAAATTGGTCAGACAGCACACTCaaatgttttggaaagaaaataaaAGGACAGTGGTTTGTAGTTTTTGGCATCAGAGGAGTTGAGGGTTGTTTTCTTGGAGGGGAGCAACTcgggccattttgaagtcagGGGGGAGGCAGCCAGTgatcagggatgagttgatgagggaagtaaggaatgggagaaggtctccagagatggtttggagaagggggaggggatggGTTTGAGCGGGCAGGTTGTCAGGCGGCCGGACCTCTCTAGCCGAAAGTGGGCACTAGATCTACGCTATCGGCTAGGACCGACGGTCCGCCATTAAAGCTAGTTGAGGAAAATGATGCGTTTGCAGCCTAAATGGATGATGCTTTATGTACGAGCCAGTCCACGGGTGACAAGAATGTATTACCGGCTGGGCACATCAATCCTAGACGATAGTGCAGATCTAGCGCCACTATCGGCTACCTAAGCTGGGTATTTTCCCCATCTCTGTGCTTATGCTGCTTCCTCCCCAGTTGCACCATCAAATATTTGAGGTTTGTTGGGATTATTTCTGaccagccaatcagccagccaAGTCTTCGGAGAAAAACACAAATAACTGAATTAGTTTATTCaggaaaaaaaaactaaaagcaaATGTAACATGTACTGTTGAAGGTGCATATTTGTACATCCACATTTCTCATTACACCCTGTTACTTACGCAGGGGGAAACAGGCTTCTGTTTGCAGAGCTCAGTGAATCCCCTGAGCAATGTGGGTCTCACAAACCTGCCCAGGTAGTCTTTGGATGCCTCTCCCACGGGGATGGGCTCGATCACAGCTGAACAAAGAGCGAGACACCCGGGTGTATCAGAGAGAAAATCACAGGGGTATAACACACTGACTACAGGAAAAACCCCTCCAACTTCTATGTCAATGTAAACCTGTTGTACTTTGTGTGTATGGTACTCTTTGCAATATAGGTCAGGTTGAACTTGCATTAAATGGATAGCTTACCTTTGATTAAAAAAAGTGCTGAAGAAAGGAACAAtgccttcaaagtattcacacccatagacttttttcacattttgttgtgttacagcctctcatttaaaatgaattaaatgtagatgttggtcactggcctacacacaataccccataatgtctaagtggaattctgtttttcaaaatgtttacaaatgaataaaaacaatTAGAAGCTGAAATGTCTTTTGTCAAGtactcaacccctttgttatggcaagcctaaataagttcaggaatatGGACTCACTCTCTGtgcaataaaaatacaaaaagcagatgttaaatatccctttgagcatggtgaagttattaattacactttggatggtgtatcaaagaTAAATGGTCACTACAAagataaatatatttaaaaaaaaatgttttgacaAATTTTAGAATTTTTCTTCAACTTTGGTATTACAATTAAATTCATTTGAAACGCACTttgtcacaaaatgtggaaaaattcaagggttgtgaatactttctgaaggcactaaatatttaatgtgtgtgtgtttaacttacATTTGGGGAACATGAACTTGATCTCTCGCTCGACTGAGAACGAGATGCTGCCATGCATTGCATTCCTTAGGTCAGTACTTGACTCGCAGGATGGGGGAGAGGTGAcatgcacatgtagcctacagtaaAAGTGCTCAGTCATACAGTATTGATTGATCATATGCGCAATAACTCATATATGCAGTAGGTATGCGGGGGTAATAAAATAACTAGGCCTACCGGTATTTGAACTGGATGGACAACATTTAGTTGCATATGGATAAATATTTGCTCTCATAATAGGTGGACTTCCATCGGGTGAAATCAGTAAAGATTCAGACAGTTGTCAAGGTCTCTAAAGACAAATCCCAAACCACACTTAGAGCCCAGTGAATATCTTCCATTTGGGGTGAGAAGAGGGCTGGAAACCCAATGCTCTGCCTTCTGACTGACCCTTTCTGGGTGTTTCCCTGGCCTTGGTGCAGTTGGACAGGGCGATAAATTCAGAGCTCATGAAGGCCGTTTGGCTTGGGAAGAACAGCTTACTGCTCACAGTCACTTGCACTGCTCCGGACTCAGCTGCAGTTTGACAAAGATCAATTGCAGACAAGACACGATCACATTATGATTAATGACAAGTGTACATGGATGATGTTGAGTTTTCCTGATGTCTGTGGATCAAACCAAAGCGCCGCACACAATCATTCAAATCTGCCCATGTCCATCTATTCCTTTTGGTTCATTACGTTTTTATTGCATAGACACACATTCATTCTTTTCAGTCGTAGCCTCTACTTTGGCAACACCCCctttgtatttacagatgaccGCCACTGATGTCAAACTGTTCAGGACCTGGCTAGTGGCGATGCTATGAGCAGCATGAATGTGTTGTTCAACGGCTGTGTGAATTAACGTTGTACACCAACCTGTAACAGTGAACCCAGAGCTGAGAATGATATATTCAGTGTAGTGTATAGCGTCAGGTTTGTGCAATAACAAAACTTCTCTCCACGTAAATCCGAGGGGCGTctgatttggggcggcagggtagcctagtggttagagcgttggactagtaaccggaaggttacaaattcaaaccccccgagctgacaaggcacaaagctgtcgttctgcccctgtacAGGCAATTCACCCACTGTTcacaggccatcattgaaaataagaatttgttgttaactgacttgcctagttaaataaaggcaaaataaAACATTTCTTACTCGTTTGTCATAACGTTCGCTCTCGCCTGGGGCAGAGTAATACGGCGCGATCGCAAAATCTGATGACGCGAATATAACGCCAGTTTGCAACATGTTCAAATTGATAATGGAATAGCGTTACAGGCTGACGAGGAAAACCCATAGTAAAGCTGCCAAAGTTTAATAGTGTCCGCTTCCTAGCTACAAACCTTTTCGAAAGAGGTTTACTCAGTCCCATCGACGTTCGCACTGTTGCTAGGATTCAGATTACGGCAAGAGATTTAGACCTCTTGACGGCAAGTGGAGAAACGCAGAAGATCCGTAACATGTGGACTGTGACAATTACAAAACATCTCAAATGTGAAAATATGTCGCACCCTTTTATTACAGAATCACAACCCAATTATAACAAAAAGTCAACAAAATATGCATTAAAATTGTGCCACAGTGCAAACGTATTCAAACAAACAAGACACTCAAAAAGTTCATTTAAAACGGTATTTTATTCATCAAATCTGAAAAGGTCCTTATCGGGTTCCGATGGTAACCTGCCACACCCTGATCAGGTTATCCGTGTAGCCAGCAAACAGGGTCTGttaaaagagagaaaaataagggAAGAATAAGAAAATGTCCAGAAGTTGCAAACAATAAGCCGTTGACAATATATTAAAGTATAATGCTCCCACTAGGTTTGAGTCCAAGTGCTAGACATTGCATGAATATGTACTACTGTTGTTTCTATACCCATCATCATTGCAGGACTTGTCATCAGAGCCAAAGCTCAGGCAATAAATGAATGTCACTTTGTAATCACAGGGCAAGGCAACAAACAATCCAGCAGAGACACAATCTTCTGAGAGCAGACTGAAATTACACAACCCTGTTCTAGAAGTAAACCCAGGGTTCTAGCATAGCTCTGTGGGACGTACCTGTCCGTCAGCAGACCAGGCCAGAGAGGTGCACTGTGGGGGCTCGGCCTTACTGTTGGTGCTGATAACCTCCTGTCTCAGCTCATCCACAATGATCTTGCCCTCCAGATCCTGAAGGGGGGGAGAAGGGGACTTATGAGCATAGCTTTGAGAAACAATGGGTTGTGATGAAATTGGAACTACTCTGATGTGGACATGACAATCACATTCTCAGGTCCAACAGATGGCTTCAGAAAAGGATGCAGTTAGCAGAGCtcagaaacagcctctttatcatcaTAGAAATAAGATGGCATTGGAATTTTCCATCATTGCTCCTTGACTAATGTAGTTTGATTACAGATTACAACACCAAACAGTCTTTCCAACCAACTGCACACAGTGCTGATGTATTCTGAGAGTAGAGTCTTACCCAGATCTTGATGCTGGGTCCGGTGGCAGCACAGAGCCAGTAGCGGTTGGGGCTGAAGCAGAGGGCGTTTATGTTGTCACCACTGTCTAGGGTGTACAGGTGCTTGCCCTCGTTCAAGTCCCACAGCATGGCCTGACCGTCCTATGGGAGAATGGGTTTCAGGGTCAAAGGTCAGCCAATGGACAATGCAAACGAAAATGCTTGCTTTGCAGGGCAACTTGGGCATGCAATTAAGTGTAGTCCATGGCCGTTCACCGGGGATACGAACCATCAACAATAACCCTAAATGGCAAATCTCAGTAAGCAGGTTTGAGTACACTAAATTACGTTTCAAAAGTGCCGGTTGCGTtcagaaacagcctctttatcatcaTAGTGAAACAGAAGGCAATCGAATTTCCATCATAACTTTGCAACACCACATTTAACACCAAGAACTTGCCCCAAGTTATTACATCAACCACAGACCCATCCAGTGACAATCTAATCCGGTCAAATTCAATAAAGGCAGAAACTGCAGGTGAACAGTGACAACCTTATTTGCTATTACGTT is a window encoding:
- the LOC115130513 gene encoding heterogeneous nuclear ribonucleoprotein A/B-like isoform X1, which gives rise to MSDTEQQFMETSENGHEGEDDFNGAKTADETEETETLNKGEEETEACIEGEAAVEGEDSQNGATEGEGGQINASKGEEDAGKMFVGGLSWDTSKKDLKDYFSKFGEVTDCTIKMDQQTGRSRGFGFILFKEAVSVDKVLEQKEHRLDGRQIDPKKAMAMKKEPVKKIFVGGLNPDTDKEVIQEYFGTFGEIETIELPQDPKTEKRRGFVFITYKDETPVKKVLEKKFHNVSGSKCEIKIAQPKEVYQQQQYGGRGGGGGGGGRGRGRGGQGQNWNQGGGYNNYWNQGYGNQGYGYGGQQGYGGYGGYGNYDYSAGYYGYGGGYDYNQGNAGYGKTPRRGGHQSSYKPY
- the LOC115130513 gene encoding heterogeneous nuclear ribonucleoprotein A/B-like isoform X2 → MSDTEQQFMETSENGHEGEDDFNGAKTADETEETETLNKGEEETEACIEGEAAVEGEDSQNGATEGEGGQINASKGEEDAGKMFVGGLSWDTSKKDLKDYFSKFGEVTDCTIKMDQQTGRSRGFGFILFKEAVSVDKVLEQKEHRLDGRQIDPKKAMAMKKEPVKKIFVGGLNPDTDKEVIQEYFGTFGEIETIELPQDPKTEKRRGFVFITYKDETPVKKVLEKKFHNVSGSKCEIKIAQPKEVYQQQQYGGRGGGGGGGGRGRGRGGQGQNWNQGGGYNNYWNQGYGNQGYGYGGQQGYGGYGGYGNYDYSAGYYGYGGGYDYSLK